GGTAGCGGGGGCAGGATTCGAACCTGCGACCTTCGGGTTATGAGCCCGACGAGCTGCCTGGCTGCTCCACCCCGCACCAGAGCCAAAGAAGTATAGGCATGAGCCTAACCAAGCGCAAGAGGCATTATAAAAATGCTTTTCAATCATGCACTTATGGAACACCTAAAAATACCGCTCGCGCAAACGCTGCTTTGTGACGGGCAAAATCGCCTTGTCGGCCAGCCACGAGGTCACCCTGACCCGCAACTTTCCATTCGAATCCGGCATTGACATTGCCTTGATCAGCAAACGCTGAGCGCAGCAGGCATCTGGCTGTTCGCAGGACGCGTTTACGCCGCCTGCTGGGGTACTTTCGGCAGCAGTGGTGAATGACGCTGCTTAAGCGTTTCAACCGTCAGGCGCAGCCCCTCTGCGAGATCAACCCTGGGCTGCCAATCGAGCTCACGCTTGGCCTTTTCGATGCTGTAGTAGTGATGCGTAACCATGTAGCGAATGGCGAAACGCGTCATGCCGTCTTCTGCATTCAGGGTTCCACCTTTGAGGGTATCGATGCCCTCCGCCAGCGCAGCAACGCCGTAGGCCAGCCAGAAAGGCACCTTGCCCTTGATGGTTGGGTAGCCAGCCTCCATCAGAAGCATGTCGACAAAGTCAAAAAAGGCTTTCGGCTCCCCGTTGGTGATGAAGTAAATCTGACCGCAGGCCACACCACCGGGCTTAACACGCTGTTCAGCCGCGAGCACCGCGTCGGTCAGGTTGCTGATATAAGTGAAGTCCGAAAGTTTGTCGCGATTGCCGACACAGCGCGTCAGCTTGCCCTGCTGAGCCTTGCTCAGTATCGCCGGCACAAAACGGTTGTCGCCGGCACCAAAAACCACATGGGGTCGAATGGCGCAACACTGAGTAATACCCTCACCGCTGAACGCGATGACTTTTTTCTCCGCCGCAATTTTGCTGTCCGCGTAGGGCGCTTGAGAAATCTGTGAATACCCCAGAGTTTCGTCACCGTTCTCGATATCTTCGCCCTCGTACACCGCACTGGCCGAACTGATATAGACAAAACGCTCGATAGCATGCGCCGTACAAGCCGCGAGCAGGTTTTCGGTACCTGTCAGATTGACCGCCCAGACATCTTCAACCCGATTGTTCTTGGTGTGCACCAACGAGGCGTTGTGAATGATGCTATCCAACCCTTCACAGGCATGAAGTACGGCCTGCGCATCGCGGATATCGAGCTTGATGAAACACACATCCTCACGGAAGGGCTGGTCAACGATGTCAGCACAGATGACCTCGTGCCCCGCGTCGGCGAACTCGTCCACCAGAGCCTTACCGACAAAGCCCTGGCCCCCAGTGATCAGTATCTTGCGCTTGTCCATGTTGGTCTCCTCTGATTATTTGGACGTACCGAACGCCTGATCCCAGAACGGAAATATCGAGGCGTAGTTGTAACGAAACTTGTCGTGATGGACGTCGTGCTTTTCCACCCAGAAATTGAACAGTCGAAATGCGGGATGCGGAAAAACCAGATTGGAATGCACGATCACGTTGATCGACGAATAGAGAAAGAACATGCACAGGAAAGAGGCTTCACTGATCGGCCCGAGCAGCAGCACCGCACCCAGCAGCAGAACAAATGCCCCCATCTGCTCGAATGGGTTCAGAAATACACTTTCACTGGCCACCGGGAAGCGAACCTTGTGGTGCATGCCATGCACGTACTTCATCAACCGCGGGTGGTGCATGCCCCGATGGAAGAAGTAGTAGGCCAAGTCGTAAAGCAAGAGTACGGCGAAGGTCTCACCAAAGAAGTGCGCCACGCCGGGCCACTGCGGATAAAGAATGCGCTCGCCAAAGTGGTACAGAAACGCCGCAAGAATGCTCAGCGCGAGGATGTTGTTGAGAAACACGTTCAACCATTTGTTCTGCGGTCCCAAATAGCTTGCGCCGGGCGTACGCAGGCGGTATCTGCTGTAACGGCTAGAGACCACCGCCCAGTCCAGCCAATATTGCAGGCCTCCGATAACGGCAAACATGACGGCAAGCGCGATCCAGAACGTCGTGCTCATGAGCGCGCCCCGAGCAACGACACTTTGAGCAACCTCAGCAAGGCCCTAAATCTGACACCCGGACCACGACCAAACATCAACTCTATCGATGCATCCGCCTTGGCAAAGCCAGCGATGCTGACCGGGTACAGCTTAGGCGGAATGCGCAGCGGCAAACGGTCGCTCAGCACGGCTTTGGGATTGGTATATGCGCGCAAGCCATCACGCCCGTTCATGCGCCCAAAACCGGAATACTTCACACCGCCGAACGGCAAATCCTGGTTGAGATAACACAGACCAAAATCATTGATGCAGCTGGCCCCGGCTTCGAGCTGCGCGGCAATGCGCTCGGCCCGCGCCGTACTGCCGCTGAGCACCGAGGACTGCAAGCCAAAATCTGTGCTGTTGGCCAGCGCCACTGCCTCTTCGTCGTTGGCCACCTTCATGATCAGCATGACCGGTCCAAACACTTCCTCGTTGGCAATGCGCATGTCGGCGGTGACATCAACCAGCAGCGTTGGCGGGTAATACTGGCCAGTGCCCTGCGGTTTAACGCCACCAACCAAAGCGCGCGCGCCCTGGGCCAGCGCATCCCGGACCAGGTCGTCAATCACCGCCATTTGCTGCGCAGTGTTGATGGCACCAACCTCTACAGCCCCAGGCTGAGCCGGTGGACCCTGGCGTAGTGCAGCAACCTGTGTGTGCATCGCGCTGACGAAGCGATCGTAGATGCCAGCCTCAACGATGATGCGTTCCGATGCGATGCAGTTCTGACCGAGATTGATGAAGCAGCCCCCCAAGGCCGAATGCACAGCATGCTCCAGGTGCGCATCATCACAAACAATCATCGGATCCTTGCCGCCCAGCTCCATCACCACCGGCGTCAGATGTTGCGCACTCCCCTCAATGATGCGTCGGCCGTTGCCTACGGAACCGATAAACAGGATTTTCTGCACCCGGGCACGAACCAGGGCTGCCCCGGTTTCACCATAGCCGTTGAGGATCTGCACGGTGTCGGTCGCGATGCCTTCCTGGGTCAACACCTGGTCGATCAACTGCTGGAAGTAGCGGGTTGACCAGGCCACCGCCTCGGATGCCTTGATCACCACGGCATTGCCCGCCATCAAAGGCGCGACAAACGATGCAAAGATGTTTTGGAAGGGGTAATTCCACGGCACAATGCACGCCACTACACCCAGCGGCCGGTATTCAATGCGGCCCTTCTTATGCATCAGCATGCCGGATGGCACCCGCTCGGTCTTGAGGTGCTTCTCGCCATGCTTGATCAGCCAGCGAATCTTGTTGCACACCGGCATCACCTCGCCCAGCAAGGCGTTTTCAAAGGTTTTTCCACTGTCTTCGACCACCGCTTTGCAGATCGCATCACGCTGCATCACGATGGTCTCAAGCAAACGCCTCAACACCGCACGACGCTTGGCGAAACTGGTGTCAGCCCAAGCGCGCTGGGCCACGCGCGCACGCTCCACCGCATGGCGCACGTCCTCAACCGTGGCCACGGGCACCTGCCCCAGGGTGGCCCCCGTTGCCGGGTTGATACACTCAATCACGCCGGCCGCTTTGGCGTGCTCGGGCAAGGGCGTTACGACGCTCATGCAACTTCTCCAAGGTGAGCTTTGGCGGCGCCGCGGTTGCTTTGCCGCAAGATCAAATCAGCCGCGCAATAGCCAATCACCATGCTTGGCGCATTCAGGGCTGAAACGGGTATTTCCGGTATCACCGACGCATCGGCAATACGCAGGTTTTCGAGCCCTTTCACACGCAGCTCAGGATCAACCGGACTGAGCGCATCGGTGCCCATGCGGCAACTGCCGCAAAAATGGAAGGTTGTCATCGCTGCCTTGTGAATCCAGGCCCAAAGCGGCTTACCGTCAATCGGCTTGGCGCCCGCTGACAGCGGCTTCACTCCAAGCGCCTGCAACGCCGGCTGCGCGGCAATGCTGCGAGCTTTTCTGATCCCCGCCTCCATTCGCAGACGATCGCGGGGCGCGGTGAAATACCCCAGGTCGATGTCCGCCGGCGCGTCCGGATCGGCGCTGCGCAATGTAATCCGCCCACGCGCCTCGGGCTTGCCCAGAATGACCACGATGCCAAACACACCGGACATAAACGACCTCATGGGCGGCAACAGAAAGATCAGCCGAATCAAGGCCCGCAGCAGCAGGCGCAATGGTCGAACGGCATGCAAGCGCCCCGGCAAAGCCAGTATGGGTGCCATTCGCAAGGTCGAATGCATCATCGATGGCGGCGCGGCGTAGCACACAAAACAGGTATCCGGTGCTTCGCCACGGGGTTGCGATGGTTCTCGCAAGGCGGCATCAAAGCCGTACAACTGCGGATATTTGAAATCGACCAGCGCTTTGGCACGGTAGAACAGGCACACATTTGGATGGTCTTGCAGGTGCTGCCCGACACCCGGCGCATCCAAAACACAATCAATACCGTGACGGGCAAGCTGTGCACGTGGACCAACGCCAGAAAGCATCAGCAAGCGCGGGGTTTCCAGCGCCCCGGCGCAGAGCACGATTTCAGCACCTGCCCGGGCATGTTGATTGCGCCCGTTCTGGCGGTACTCAACGCTCACTGCACGTCGTTGCCGGAAGCCTATTTTGCGCACCGTGGCGTGGTACGCGATGTCCAGACCCGGGGGCTTGTGATCATGCAAATAGGCGCTGTAGGAACTGCGCCGCGACGAGCCGGCAAAGTTCATGTCGTTGCACCCGACGACCCCCGCCAGATCGCCATCGTTCATACCGTCTTTACGCTCAAACCCAGCCGCAACTGCTGCATCTAAAAAACGTTGCGCGAACGGTGTGGGCTTGCGACTTCGAATGCCCAGCCTGGCCTCAACCGCAGTAAAGCTGTCCTGCAGATCCTGCCACTGCCAGCCTGTCGGCCAGGCCCGGTAATCGCGCACATCGCCACGCGTGTAGACCATGCCGTTGACCGCCCCACTGCCACCGATGACACGACCACTCCCGGCGAACAGCGCGCGCCCGCCACAACCCGCCTGGGGCGTGCTCATGCGGTGCCACATGGCGCCCTCATTGGCGAAGGCATCTTTGAAACCGTCATCACGCAGGGTTTCCGGGTATTGCCGTGCGGGGCCACCGGCTTCCAGCAGCAGCACCGTATGACCACCTTCAGCCAGACGCGCTGCCACGATGCAACCGGCGGATCCACCACCCACAACAATATAGTCGTAGCTCGAATGCATCCCCTCTCCCCACCAACCCGTAATTAATATTCGGTTTGAGTAATTGATATTTTTCTATTGGAAAGATACATTCCTCGAATGTCAAGCGCCGTTCGCATCAGCAGGAACAATCCATGAGCACTTCCGCCAACAGCAAAGCACCCTCAGGAAATGCCGCCAACGGGCGCCGGCGCGGCGCCGACAGCCTGCGTGCCGCCAAGGACGCGCTGGTGCGTCAGCACGTGATGGATGCATCAGAAAAGGTGTTTGCCGAGCACGGTTTCAATCAAACCAAGATGCAGACCATTGCCAAGCAGGCCGGGGTCTCTCTGGCAACGCTCTACCAGTTCTATTCGAGCAAACAGGCGTTGTATCGGGCGGTTTTGGTCGCTCGTGACCGGGAAATGATGAGCGCGGTGTTGCAACATCCGGTTTTCCAGTCAGGCCAGCCCTTTACGGCCATCAGTCTGCTCAGCCTGATGCAGGGACATTTGCGTTTCCAGCTGTCGCATCCGGACTACCTGAAGTTGATACTGCAGGAAGGACACGCTTGGTATCACACCGCCGCCCAACCCACGGCAGACGAACAGGCACTTTGGGAGCAAGGGCTCAAACTGATGACCACCGCACTGGAGCACGGCATGCAAGCCGGAGAACTGATTCCTGCGGACCCCACTGACCAAGCACGTCTGCTGATGGCCATACAGCAGGCGCGGCTGGCCAGCTGGGCGGCTGACGGCATGCAGGATGATCACGAAACAGTCATTACACGCATACAGGCGGATTTCGTACGCCAGTTCTGTCGCCCTGCGCTGGCGCGCACGCTGCTGAGCGAGGATGGCAGCACCCTGTGCCCGCAGGCGCTGCAGAAGATTCAGGCCGAGTAAAACCCGCCTCACACGGACAAGCCCTCGCCTGTTGCTGAAGCTTCAGATACTGCGTTGATTGACGCGGCGTGAAACTTCTTCAGCGCTTTCGACCCTTTCTGAATAGCGACTGGTCAGGTAGCCGGCACGCTCGCGGTTCATCCAGGTGAACTTCATCAGCTCTTCGCACACATCGACGATGCGCAGATACAAGGGCGAAAGGCGCATCCGCCCGGCCTCATCGAACTCATTAAAGGCTTTGGGCACCGACGATTGATTGGGTATGGTCAGCATGCGCATCCAGCGCCCCAGCACACGCATCTGATTGACCGCGTTGAAACTCTGACTGCCACCGGAAACCTGCATCAGAGCCAGTGTCTTGCCCTGAGTGGGACGGATACCGCCCATCGACAGCGGCAACCAGTCGATCTGCGCTTTCATCACCGCGGTGAGATTGCCGTGGCGTTCCGGACTGACCCACACCATGCCTTCGGCCCAAATCGCCAGATCACGCAGCTCCTGCACTTTGTGATGGCTTTCGTCCTCGGCGTCCGGCAGTGGCAAGCCATGAGCAGAAAAGTGCCGCACCTCGGCCCCCATGGCGCTCAGCAGGCGCCCCGCCTCTTCCGCCACAAAACGCGAATACGAACGCGAGCGCAGCGACCCATGCAGCACCAGAATGCGAAGCGGCTCACGCGACACCCCCGCGCCAACCAGTTGATCCACGTCGATATCCTGCCAATGTTTTGCGTCAATGTTGGGCAAGTCGGGAAGTGGCGTCACGGCAAATCGCTCCTGGCGCAGGCCGGCATCCAGATGCGGGCCTACATTTCGATAAAAGTGAAAGGAAACATTTTAAGGCTTTAGCCGTGTTCACGGGACACCCCGGCAGTACAGCGTCCGGGATACCGCACGATCACACTTTCATCGGACCTGAGTATGACGACAAAGATGCCCTTGCTGGCCGCCGGCACGTTGCTGCTAAGCGCAGGCCTGGCGCAAGCCGCCACAACACCCGCCCAGCTGCTCGAACAGTTGCAGGCCAACACCCGCGATGCCCTGCAACTGCAACAGGACCGCTCAACCGCTTACCAGTTGCTGCGCGCCACATCCAAAGCGCCGCTGCTGGCCGATCAGAGCAACGCACCGGCTCTGGATCGCGCCTTCGGCTTTCTGACCCAGTTCGGGCCGCTTCTCGACATCAGCGCACCGCTTGAACAGTTCAAACTGCTGCGTGTCAGCGAAGACCGCGCGGGCAATCAGCATGTGCATCTTGAGCAGCAGCACGCCGGCCTGCCGGTGTTCGGCTCGCGCCTGGTTGTGCACATGAATCCGCAAGGCATCTATGGCGTGTCCGGCACGGTGATACCAGATCTGCTCAGCCTGCCTTCTCAGCCGAAAGTTTCAGCCGCGGTGCAGCGTGCGGCGGCGCTGCGCCAGGTTGCCAAATCGGCGCCTGACGCTGATCTTGCAATCGAGAGCGAGCGCCTCATGGTCTATCGCTCCGGCGTGCTCAAACGCGTCGAAGGTCAGAACTATCTGGCTCGTGAAATCATTGTGCGCAGCGCCCGTGGCGACGTGCGCGAGCGCTTGATCTTCGACGCCGTGAATGGCGGCCTGATCAATCGCATCAACGAAATTCACAGCGTCAAGAACCGCGAAATTTACACCCCTAACCAGGACGTGCCGCCCATCATTACCGAGGGCAGCGCGCTGGCGCCGGCAGATGTTCCGCTGACGGGCGATACCGCCAGTGATCCGGCCAGCCGGGCACCGCGCCTGCCGCAAGACAACCTGTATATCTTTGCCGGCGGTACTTACGACCTGTACACCAACCTGTTCGGCTTTGAAGGCTACGACTTCGGCGTGACCTCACCGGAAGAGCAGGTTCAGAAAAGTGTTTACCTGATCAATGATCAGTGCCCCAACGCTTACTGGAATGGTGACTCGACCAACTACTGCCCGGGCTTCGACGCCGACGATGTGGTCAGCCACGAGTGGAGCCATGCCTACACCGAATACACCCACGGCCTGATTTACCAGTACCAGTCGGGTGCACTGAACGAATCGTATTCGGATATTTTTGGCGAGGTCTACGATCTGGTGAATGGCCTGGAAGGCCCGCTAGGCGTAACGCTGACCGAGGGTGAGTACTTCGAGAATGGCGGCAGCCGCTGGGTTGTCGGTGAAGATCTGAGCGAAACGGCCGCCGCTGTCCTGCTCCGCGACATGTGGGACCCGGACAATTTTGGCGTCAACGTGCCGTTGCTCGGCATTCAGGTTCTGAACACCGGCTCGCCAGGCAGCGTCATCACCTCCGAGAACTACTATTGCGAATCCGGTGATGGCGGTGGTGTGCACACCAACTCTGCGGTCCCCAATCACGCCTTCGCCATGCTGGTTGATGGCAAGAGTTTCAATGGTGTTGATATCCCGGCCATCGGCATGACGCGGGCCGCGCACATTTATTTCCATGCCGCCCTGCACTACCAAACGCCGACCACCAATTTCGCACAGCATGCTGATGCACTGGCGCAGTCCTGCGCCGATCTGATCGGCACGCCGCTGAATGACGTACTCGGCCAACCCTCGCCGGACGTCATCGACGCGAGCACCTGCGCCGCGGTAGAAGCCGCCATGTTGTCGGTCGAGATGCGTCAGAACCCTGCCGAAAAATGCGACTACCAGCCTTTGCTTCAGCCGGATGACGCCACGCCCGACCTGTGCCCGGCAGGATCAGGCCCGGTCGCCGATTTCGTTGAAACCTGGGAAGGTGTGAGCGAGCTGCCCAGCGGCTGGGAGTTCACCGAAAACCTGACCGGCGATACCTCGGAAGGGGTTGAGTGGGAAGTGATCGGTGATCTGCCTCTGGCGCGTGGCGGGCAGGCCGTTTTTGTGGCCAACACTTTCGGCGGCAGCTGCACCCCGGGCGGCGACATCTCCGGCAGCTTCCAGCTCGACAGCCCGCAGATCACTGTCAGTGCCAACGACTCAAAGCTGTCCATGAGCCACTTGATGCAATCGGAATTCGGGTATGACGGCGGCAACATCAAAGCCAGCATCAATGGTGGGGACTTCACCCTGATTCCGGCCGAAGCCATCGTCTGGAATAGCTACAACACCGATCTGGAACCGGCAGCGGCAACCCCGGTGCCCGACCCCACCGGTCTGACCGGTGGCGGCAACACCAACCCGATGGGTGGCGAAGGCGCATGGTCCGGTTCAGACGAAGGCGAATCCTTCAGCCGCTGGGGCGTCAGTCACATCGATCTGGCGGCACTGGGTGTGAGTGCGGGCGACACCCTGCGCATCCGCTTCGAGTTTGGCCAGGATGGCTGCAATGGCAACCTCGGCTGGTACGTGGATGATGTCAGCGTCAGCCATTGCGTCGCCGGCCAAACCAACGGCAATGGTGTGCCGCAAACTGCCGGTGCCGGTTCGACCCCGGGCACCCCCAGCACACCGGGCGTGCCAGGCACGCCGGCCAGCGACGAGCCGCGCGGCGGTGCCAACGGTCTTGTCATGCTGATGCTGCTGATGCTGGGGCTGGCACGACGCCGCCGCTGATCGCAAGCAAAACAAAAAGCCCCGCCACGTGCGGGGCTTTTTTTATGATGTGCTCGTGATCGTGGTGCTCACAATCCCAAGCGCGACAAGTTGTCGCTGTAGGCCCGACACGCGGCAAAGATGTCCGCGGGATTGTCACCCGCACTTTCGACAATGTCACGCTGGCAATATGCGCTGCGCGGTGCGTAATCACCCATGACCTCAGCCGGTGGTGTGCCCTGAGGCACGTTCTGTATCGCCTCCGAAAAATCCGTCTGCGGCAGCATGTGTCGATAGATCAACAACGCATCAACATAAGGCCCCCAGGGCAGCCAATCGATTGCATTTTCTGCGACGGCATTGGCCGGGCGGTCGGCGGTGTCTGAAACCATAACCGTGAAATAACCCTGTTCATCAAGGTGCGCCTGATAATCGGCCACACAACCCACATAGCGCTGGGTGGGCAGATCGTTCTGGCACACCGACCAGTAACGCACCTGTTCAGCATCGAAATTCAGACCGGGCTGGTCGCGGTAGCTCGGCGCCTTGGCACGGATCATCACCACATTGCCATAGCTGCGACTGAACAGATTGGTGGTGTAGGCGTTGTGGATATTCGACAAAAAACCACCGCCGGCGGGCAGCGGGAGCTGAAACTCAACACCATCGGGTATTGGCAAACCGAGAAAGTCTCGCAGGATGTTAAACACCGTGCTAGGCAAACCGTAGAACACCCGTGTACTGGCTTCTGGCTGCCCCAGCGGCAGCGCACCCGGCTGCGCCAGGAACGGATCATCGATCACATCCACATCCTGCAGCAGATCATTGAGGCCAAGACTGGGCAAGGCGTCGCCCAAGGTTGGCAGTAGCGGCTCGACACAGTTCGCGGTGGGCAACAGTTCGGTCTCACCATCGGCTGTTTCCAGCGTCAGCAGGGGAAGCCCAACACCACCGTCAAATTCCTTGCCCTCGCCGGGCACGTAGACACGGTAGAACAGCGCTGTCAGCGCATACTGCGGGACGGCTACAGAGCCCAGATCCATTTCACCGGCATAGATCGTGTTTTGCTGGGGCGTTTCGGGTCGTGGCGAAAACTCCACATACGCGGTGTAGGCATCACCATAGGCTGCGCTTTCGTCGGCGAAGCTGTTGCCGCCACCTGCGTCGGGTGCAATCTCGACATCCGCAAGCGCATCCGTCGGACGCAAAATGGCGTCATAAACGTTGTATGAGAAGTAGCGCGCATCCGGGTAATAACCGTCAATGCGCAAGCGTGTCTGCGGCAGCATCGGCACCAACGCCACCCAGTACTTGGCCGACTCGTCTGGAAAAGCGATGTTCATGGTGTCGATATTGCTGGCGATTTCCCAGCCACAGGCGACACCGAACGGGTAGCTATCGCGATCCTGGCTGGTGTGTCCTGGCTCGCTATCACGACCGGGAGATTGCGCCGTCTCTTCGCTTTGCTGACCGCCACATGCGGCCAGACCTGCCCCAAGCAGCAACGCGCCGGCTACGCCTCGCAAAGCACGGGATCCTTGCTTGATACTCATTGAATGGTCTCCTGATTTGTATTATTGAGTCGCGCTGAGCCCAGCCGCGACGTAGTCGATAAAACCTTGGGCCAGCTGCTCTTGGCTCACCTCGAAGTGTGTTTGTCCAGGCTCGGTTGCCGGCAGCTGCCACAGCAGTCCTTGATCCACCATGCCGTTCACGATGTTGTTGATGGCAAGG
The Oceanococcus atlanticus DNA segment above includes these coding regions:
- the arsH gene encoding arsenical resistance protein ArsH translates to MTPLPDLPNIDAKHWQDIDVDQLVGAGVSREPLRILVLHGSLRSRSYSRFVAEEAGRLLSAMGAEVRHFSAHGLPLPDAEDESHHKVQELRDLAIWAEGMVWVSPERHGNLTAVMKAQIDWLPLSMGGIRPTQGKTLALMQVSGGSQSFNAVNQMRVLGRWMRMLTIPNQSSVPKAFNEFDEAGRMRLSPLYLRIVDVCEELMKFTWMNRERAGYLTSRYSERVESAEEVSRRVNQRSI
- a CDS encoding GMC family oxidoreductase → MHSSYDYIVVGGGSAGCIVAARLAEGGHTVLLLEAGGPARQYPETLRDDGFKDAFANEGAMWHRMSTPQAGCGGRALFAGSGRVIGGSGAVNGMVYTRGDVRDYRAWPTGWQWQDLQDSFTAVEARLGIRSRKPTPFAQRFLDAAVAAGFERKDGMNDGDLAGVVGCNDMNFAGSSRRSSYSAYLHDHKPPGLDIAYHATVRKIGFRQRRAVSVEYRQNGRNQHARAGAEIVLCAGALETPRLLMLSGVGPRAQLARHGIDCVLDAPGVGQHLQDHPNVCLFYRAKALVDFKYPQLYGFDAALREPSQPRGEAPDTCFVCYAAPPSMMHSTLRMAPILALPGRLHAVRPLRLLLRALIRLIFLLPPMRSFMSGVFGIVVILGKPEARGRITLRSADPDAPADIDLGYFTAPRDRLRMEAGIRKARSIAAQPALQALGVKPLSAGAKPIDGKPLWAWIHKAAMTTFHFCGSCRMGTDALSPVDPELRVKGLENLRIADASVIPEIPVSALNAPSMVIGYCAADLILRQSNRGAAKAHLGEVA
- a CDS encoding SDR family NAD(P)-dependent oxidoreductase, which produces MDKRKILITGGQGFVGKALVDEFADAGHEVICADIVDQPFREDVCFIKLDIRDAQAVLHACEGLDSIIHNASLVHTKNNRVEDVWAVNLTGTENLLAACTAHAIERFVYISSASAVYEGEDIENGDETLGYSQISQAPYADSKIAAEKKVIAFSGEGITQCCAIRPHVVFGAGDNRFVPAILSKAQQGKLTRCVGNRDKLSDFTYISNLTDAVLAAEQRVKPGGVACGQIYFITNGEPKAFFDFVDMLLMEAGYPTIKGKVPFWLAYGVAALAEGIDTLKGGTLNAEDGMTRFAIRYMVTHHYYSIEKAKRELDWQPRVDLAEGLRLTVETLKQRHSPLLPKVPQQAA
- a CDS encoding sterol desaturase family protein, which encodes MSTTFWIALAVMFAVIGGLQYWLDWAVVSSRYSRYRLRTPGASYLGPQNKWLNVFLNNILALSILAAFLYHFGERILYPQWPGVAHFFGETFAVLLLYDLAYYFFHRGMHHPRLMKYVHGMHHKVRFPVASESVFLNPFEQMGAFVLLLGAVLLLGPISEASFLCMFFLYSSINVIVHSNLVFPHPAFRLFNFWVEKHDVHHDKFRYNYASIFPFWDQAFGTSK
- a CDS encoding M4 family metallopeptidase, producing the protein MTTKMPLLAAGTLLLSAGLAQAATTPAQLLEQLQANTRDALQLQQDRSTAYQLLRATSKAPLLADQSNAPALDRAFGFLTQFGPLLDISAPLEQFKLLRVSEDRAGNQHVHLEQQHAGLPVFGSRLVVHMNPQGIYGVSGTVIPDLLSLPSQPKVSAAVQRAAALRQVAKSAPDADLAIESERLMVYRSGVLKRVEGQNYLAREIIVRSARGDVRERLIFDAVNGGLINRINEIHSVKNREIYTPNQDVPPIITEGSALAPADVPLTGDTASDPASRAPRLPQDNLYIFAGGTYDLYTNLFGFEGYDFGVTSPEEQVQKSVYLINDQCPNAYWNGDSTNYCPGFDADDVVSHEWSHAYTEYTHGLIYQYQSGALNESYSDIFGEVYDLVNGLEGPLGVTLTEGEYFENGGSRWVVGEDLSETAAAVLLRDMWDPDNFGVNVPLLGIQVLNTGSPGSVITSENYYCESGDGGGVHTNSAVPNHAFAMLVDGKSFNGVDIPAIGMTRAAHIYFHAALHYQTPTTNFAQHADALAQSCADLIGTPLNDVLGQPSPDVIDASTCAAVEAAMLSVEMRQNPAEKCDYQPLLQPDDATPDLCPAGSGPVADFVETWEGVSELPSGWEFTENLTGDTSEGVEWEVIGDLPLARGGQAVFVANTFGGSCTPGGDISGSFQLDSPQITVSANDSKLSMSHLMQSEFGYDGGNIKASINGGDFTLIPAEAIVWNSYNTDLEPAAATPVPDPTGLTGGGNTNPMGGEGAWSGSDEGESFSRWGVSHIDLAALGVSAGDTLRIRFEFGQDGCNGNLGWYVDDVSVSHCVAGQTNGNGVPQTAGAGSTPGTPSTPGVPGTPASDEPRGGANGLVMLMLLMLGLARRRR
- a CDS encoding aldehyde dehydrogenase family protein produces the protein MSVVTPLPEHAKAAGVIECINPATGATLGQVPVATVEDVRHAVERARVAQRAWADTSFAKRRAVLRRLLETIVMQRDAICKAVVEDSGKTFENALLGEVMPVCNKIRWLIKHGEKHLKTERVPSGMLMHKKGRIEYRPLGVVACIVPWNYPFQNIFASFVAPLMAGNAVVIKASEAVAWSTRYFQQLIDQVLTQEGIATDTVQILNGYGETGAALVRARVQKILFIGSVGNGRRIIEGSAQHLTPVVMELGGKDPMIVCDDAHLEHAVHSALGGCFINLGQNCIASERIIVEAGIYDRFVSAMHTQVAALRQGPPAQPGAVEVGAINTAQQMAVIDDLVRDALAQGARALVGGVKPQGTGQYYPPTLLVDVTADMRIANEEVFGPVMLIMKVANDEEAVALANSTDFGLQSSVLSGSTARAERIAAQLEAGASCINDFGLCYLNQDLPFGGVKYSGFGRMNGRDGLRAYTNPKAVLSDRLPLRIPPKLYPVSIAGFAKADASIELMFGRGPGVRFRALLRLLKVSLLGARS
- a CDS encoding TetR/AcrR family transcriptional regulator yields the protein MSTSANSKAPSGNAANGRRRGADSLRAAKDALVRQHVMDASEKVFAEHGFNQTKMQTIAKQAGVSLATLYQFYSSKQALYRAVLVARDREMMSAVLQHPVFQSGQPFTAISLLSLMQGHLRFQLSHPDYLKLILQEGHAWYHTAAQPTADEQALWEQGLKLMTTALEHGMQAGELIPADPTDQARLLMAIQQARLASWAADGMQDDHETVITRIQADFVRQFCRPALARTLLSEDGSTLCPQALQKIQAE